In Patagioenas fasciata isolate bPatFas1 chromosome 2, bPatFas1.hap1, whole genome shotgun sequence, a single window of DNA contains:
- the NBEAL2 gene encoding neurobeachin-like protein 2 isoform X1, which produces MASRERLYELWMLYFAKKDLTYLQQWLEAFVMNFEKIIALPSLEPRRAEESVSELPVLPREVLQVLSQRLGQCVTQVPREEGAGTSLGQALLLLKFFIIICRNPENIQADKTPGFIPEVLKLLRICSSKLRGPREDARGGMQLESAMLHALHLCECLFDPYQTWRRQLSGEVVSAKEKSKYKFSPASLPPEFSDFFQESFQAGGQLPETLQLRLIHLFGAILSGSKPNALGAITPAAVEVLLGVLRRGGDGGTPPLPGLLELVLRVVVAVVHVLHGGSPGVGPVSLRVLLDGYFRVLNSDLPIASLAPEAAGGLIALRVLMLDAIPAMLNCEDRPVLQAVFLSNNCFEHIIRLLQNSKLYLSGSREAQDEVPSQPPDSNGLQQVFDSSSDTIAVHAIRVLTAIMSNSPSAKEVFKERIGYAHLYEVLRSQGQPTQRLFQELLNMAAEGDHSSFPVCPIRNEQPLLILLAWLPALTCRDLQIFLSGQLRRLCEASLPSRLTCVKAGMVGCLLAALATEPALPVACSENLLELLRALGSLSIRPGELRQLLRLLRRERGRGPHPYVAPVIRALSGMARAEGPPRALQSFDLTPGMAGIMVPAIQKWPGGAFAFHAWLCLSEEEPEPAARPKRRQLYSFFTAGGTGFEAFFTTGGVLVVAVCTKKDYMTVALPEFAFNDSAWHCVDVVHVAGRRPFGQNIVSIYADGHLRKTAQLRFPSLHESFTSCCIGSAGHRTTTTTATTTSHPPVSHRPELVFPLRPALSRSQSVPAALSPHSWTPTQPPTEGVVATTAAGSQDTEWGSPTSLEGHLGSVAIFCEALQQAQVKALFCTGPNVTSPFTLEGDLVELSSKLLLYYTPQACRNNICLDLSPSHSLDGRLTGHKVVNWDIKDVVNCVGGMGVLLPLLEQVVSKKEEPEDEQETNDLVGPELTSSRNAQGMLIPLGKSSESRLERNSVAAFLLLVKNFIQNHPVNQESLVQCHGPAIIGALLQKVSGPLLDMSTLMASQILMEQVASEGSGLLLHLLYQHLLFDFRIWSNSDFAVRLGHIQYLANVVKDHKQRIRKKYGVQYVLDSIRTFYGTSREKTTATDDIKTVQTSLFSLVKDFFCRSFSGEEMQSLLSYVAGAQDEQQVCGALEVIHSLLKGSPAQEQLFAFLFEPGHVEVLFSLLVQKKFSDEVRERVFKVLYKMLKYEKVPERSKNRLKLKDIGYQGLIACLSDIPSSMLLFRCLSEQVLGADPPNYKDLVAVVYLSHRAELTVRLDICRKLFHLIYAQQDMVKQLARLAGWQDTLTKLYVKESYESRQHSLSIGGNGGCLELIRLSDPPGKEGTSPPPAELQELDVFLPLGYEVSDQELSEGFSDHSISPSGRTKSFHSYNFKSFDSSDRASRSSSNPGDGPPFDGVYHPLSPFSTSPFDLGLDLASTSSMATAESGTQTPASGPGTPSPLESFKPFPGMRARKSSSLSNVLDESSYQDALPSDNVSNTSNPQQTPEEELCNLLTNIIFSVTWRGVEGWDDAAWRERGQVFSVLTKLGTACELVRPPDEIKRSLLEMMLESALTDLKESGPTTLPGLTHNVLKLLRLLQDFLFSEGHNNQALWSEKIYEGVSSLLDKLGVWYHLANGTSDLKEMAQTGLRILVGYIMLQDPQLHSLAYVKLHSLLQTTSAPKKDEACYLLGKLETPLRRSLDAKSETFSWLMPIVRTLMDQCYETLQLQLFLPSLPPTNGSPTFYEDFQLFCTTPEWRGFIEKHVQPTMAQFEMDTFAKSHDHMSNFWNACYDAMMSSSQRREQEKAASRKMFQELVLEPTAKRSKAENTRHANVLKQANNYHGTVLKQWRSLCRLLTSPRSTWADRNPPEVRWKLSSAETYSRMRLKLVPNLNFDQHLEASALRDNLGADHLHNPAESLPLAMAKEAKVSELEDDQLAEEDLPVLDNQAEPKEQNQREKLVVSEDCELITTVAVVPGRLEVTTQHVYFYDGSSEKEETEGGIGYDFKRPLSHLREVHLRRYNLRRSALELFFIDQANYFLNFRKKVRNKVYSCILGLRPPNQIYFGSRSPQELLKASGLTQKWVLREISNFEYLMQLNTIAGRTYNDLSQYPVFPWILRDYTSETLDLTDPAVFRDLSKPIGVANERHARDVKEKYESFEDPTGTVDKFHYGTHYSNAAGVMHYLIRTEPFTTLHIQLQSGRFDCSDRQFHSVPAAWQARMENPVDVKELIPEFFYFPEFLENQNGFDLGCLQLSNEKVGDVVLPQWARSREDFIYQHRKALESEYVSAHLHEWIDLIFGYKQRGPAAVEALNVFYYCTYEGAVDLDAIADETQRKALEGIISNFGQTPCQLLKEPHPARLSAESAARRLARLDTRSPNVFENLDQLKSFFVEGISDGVALVQAVVPKNQPHSFITQGSPDVLVTVSANGLLGTHNWLPYDKNISNYFSFTKDPTVSNAKTQRFLQGPFAPGADLCSRTLAVSPDGKLLFSGGHWDNSLRVTSLAKGKVIGHITRHIDIVTCLSLDLCGIYLISGSRDTTCMVWQVLQQGGFSSGLAPKPVQVLYGHDAEVTCVAISTELDMAVSGSKDGTIIIHTIRRGLFIRSLRPPGETSPPAVLSHLAVGPEGQVVAQTTVGQRACLKDRFGLHLYSVNGKHLSSVPLDEEVTAMCLTEEFVVLGTMQCGLEIRDLLSLRAAVPPVPMRVPIHSVSVTKEKSHILVGLEDGKLIVVGAGQPTEVRPGQFHRRLWRSTRRISQVSAGETEYNPPEGRS; this is translated from the exons CCTGCAGCAGTGGCTGGAAGCCTTTGTCATGAACTTCGAGAAGATCATCGCCCTGCCCTCGCTGGAGCCCCGGAG ggcggaGGAGTCGGTGTCGGAGCTGCCGGTGCTGCCGCGGGAGGTGCTGCAGGTGCTGAGTCAGCGGTTGGGACAATGTGTGACCCAGGTCCCGCGGGAGGAGGGCGCTGGGACCAGCctggggcaggcgctgctgctgctcaaGTTCTTCATCATCATCTGCAG GAACCCGGAGAACATCCAAGCGGACAAAACCCCCGGCTTCATCCCGGAGGTGCTGAAGCTCCTACGAATCTGTTCCAGCAAG CTGAGGGGTCCCCGGGAGGATGCGCGGGGTGGGATGCAGCTGGAAAGCGCGATGCTCCACGCTCTGCATCTCTGCGAATGCCTCTTCGACCCCTACCAGACATGGAGACGGCAGCTTAGTGG AGAAGTCGTCAGCGCGAAGGAGAAGAGTAAATACAAGTTTTCCCCGGCTTCGTTGCCCCCCGAATTCAGCGACTTTTTCCAAG aGAGTTTCCAAGCCGGGGGGcaactccccgaaacactccagCTCCGACTGATCCATCTTTTTGGGGCCATCCTTTCCGGATCTAAG CCCAACGCCCTGGGGGCCATCACGCCGGCAGCAGTGGAGGTGCTGCTGGGGGTTCTGCGGCGGGGAGGAGATGGGGGAACCCCCCCGCTCCCCGGGTTGCTGGAGCTGGTGCTGCGCGTGGTGGTGGCCGTGGTCCACGTTCTCCATGGCGGCAGTCCCGGCGTTGGCCCCGTGTCCCTGCGTGTCCTGCTGGATGGTTACTTCAGGGTGCTCAACTCCGACCTGCCCATCGCGTCCTTGGCACCGGAGGCGGCCGGTGGCCTCATTGCTCTCCGTGTCCTCATGCTGG ATGCCATCCCGGCCATGCTGAACTGTGAAGACAGGCCGGTTCTCCAAGCCGTTTTTCTCAGCAACAACTGTTTTGAGCACATCATCCGGCTCCTCCAAAACAGCAAG CTCTACCTCAGCGGTTCACGGGAAGCCCAGGATGAGGTTCCCTCACAGCCACCAGACAGCAATGGCCTGCAGCAG gtCTTCGACAGCAGCTCCGACACCATCGCAGTCCACGCCATCAGGGTCCTCACCGCCATCATGAGCAACTCGCCCTCAGCCAAG GAGGTGTTCAAGGAGCGCATCGGCTATGCCCACCTCTACGAAGTGTTGAGGAGCCAGGGCCAGCCCACCCAACGCCTGTTCCAGGAGCTCCTCAACATG GCAGCAGAAGGCGACCACAGCTCCTTCCCGGTGTGCCCCATCCGCAACGAACAACCCCTGCTGATCCTGCTGGCCTGGCTGCCGGCATTGACGTGCCGGGACCTCCAGATCTTCCTCTCGGGCCAGCTGCGGCGGCTCTGCGAAGCCTCCCTGCCCAGCCGCCTCACCTGCGTCAAGGCGGGCATGGTGGGCTGTCTACTGGCCGCCTTGGCCACCGAGCCGGCACTGCCGGTTGCCTGCTCCGAGAATTTACTGGAGCTTCTGCGGGCGTTGGGCAGCCTGTCCATCCGCCCCGGGGAGCTGCGGCAGCTGCTGCGGCTTCTGCGGCGCGAGCGGGGACGGGGACCTCATCCCTACGTGGCACCCGTCATCCGGGCGCTGTCGGGGATGGCGCGGGCGGAGGGACCCCCCCGGGCGCTGCAGAGCTTCGACCTCACGCCCGGCATGGCGGGGATCATGGTGCCCGCCATCCAGAAGTGGCCTGGAGGGGCCTTCGCCTTCCACGCCTGGTTGTGCCTGAGCGAGGAGGAGCCCGAGCCAGCAGCGAGGCCGAAGAGGAGGCAGCTCTACAG TTTCTTCACAGCCGGTGGGACGGGCTTCGAGGCGTTCTTCACCACCGGTGGCGTGTTGGTGGTGGCCGTCTGCACCAAGAAGGACTACATGACAGTGGCATTGCCAGAGTTTGCCTTCAACGATTCAGCTTGG CACTGTGTTGACGTTGTCCACGTCGCCGGCCGCCGGCCCTTTGGCCAGAACATCGTCAGCATCTACGCCGATGGGCACTTGCGGAAGACGGCGCAGCTCCGCTTCCCCTCCCTCCACGAG TCCTTCACCTCCTGCTGCATCGGCTCCGCAGGCCACCGGACCACCACGaccactgccaccaccaccagccaCCCCCCGGTGTCCCATCGGCCAGAGCTGGTCTTCCCCCTGCGCCCGGCGCTCAGTCGCTCCCAGTCCGTCCCCGCCGCCCTGAGCCCTCACTCCTGGACCCCCACTCAGCCGCCCACTGAGGGGGTGGTGGCCACCACAGCGGCTGGGAGCCAAGACACAGAGTGGGGCAGCCCCACCTCTCTGGAGGGTCACCTGGGCTCGGTGGCCATCTTCTGCGAGGCTCTGCAGCAAGCCCAGGTCAAGGCGCTCTTCTGCACGG GGCCAAACGTCACGTCACCGTTCACACTGGAAGGTGACTTGGTGGAGCTCAGCAGCAAGCTCTTGCTGTACTACACCCCACAG GCCTGCAGGAACAACATCTGCCTGGACCTCTCTCCCAGCCACAGCTTGGATGGGAGGCTGACAGGACACAAGGTGGTCAACTGGGACATCAAG GACGTGGTCAACTGCGTGGGTGGGATGGGCGTGCTGCTGCCCCTGCTTGAGCAAGTGGTGTCCAAGAAGGAGGAACCCGAGGATGAACAGGAGACCAATGACCTGGTGGGACCAGAGCTTACATCCTCCAGGAATGCTCAAGGCATGCTCATCCCGCTGGGCAAGTCCTCGG AGAGCAGGCTGGAGAGGAACAGCGTGGCCGCCTTCCTGCTGCTGGTGAAGAACTTCATCCAGAACCACCCGGTGAACCAGGAGAGCCTGGTGCAGTGCCACGGGCCGGCCATCATCGGGGCACTGCTGCAGAAG GTCTCTGGTCCATTGCTGGACATGAGCACGTTGATGGCCTCGCAGATCCTCATGGAGCAGGTGGCCTCAGAGGGCAGTGGGCTCCTGCTGCACCTCCTCTACCAGCATCTCCTCTTCGACTTCCGCATCTGGAGCAACAGCGACTTCGCCGTCCGCTTAG GTCACATCCAGTATCTGGCCAACGTTGTCAAGGACCACAAGCAGCGCATCCGTAAGAAGTACGGGGTGCAGTACGTCCTTGACTCCATCCGGACGTTCTacgg CACCTCCAGGGAGAAGACCACGGCCACCGATGACATCAAGACGGTGCAGACATCcctcttcagcctggtgaaggatTTCTTCTGCAGGAGCTTCTCCGGGGAGGAGATGCAGAGCTTGCTGAGCTACGTGGCCGGGGCACAGGATGAGCAGCAG GTATGCGGAGCGCTGGAGGTGATCCACAGCCTGCTGAAGGGCTCACCCGCCCAGGAGCAGCTCTTCGCCTTTCTCTTTGAGCCAGGCCACGTGGAGGTCCTCTTCTCACTGCTGGTGCAGAAGAAGTTCTCGGATGAAGTGCGGGAGAGGGTCTTCAAG GTCCTCTACAAGATGCTGAAGTACGAGAAGGTCCCCGAGCGCAGCAAGAACCGCCTGAAGCTGAAGGACATCGGGTACCAGGGGCTCATCGCCTGCCTCAGTGATATCCCCAGCTCCATGCTGCTCTTCCGCTGCCTCTCGGAGCAGGTCCTCGGGGCAG ACCCCCCGAACTACAAGGACCTGGTGGCCGTGGTTTACCTGTCCCACCGGGCTGAGCTGACCGTCCGGCTCGATATTTGCCGCAAG CTCTTCCACTTGATCTACGCACAGCAGGACATGGTGAAGCAGCTGGCACGGTTGGCCGGCTGGCAGGACACGCTCACCAAGCTCTACGTCAAAGAGTCCTACGAGTCCCGCCAGCACAGCCTGAGCATCGGGGGCAACGGGGGCTGTCTGGAGCTCATACGCCTCTCGGACCCCCCTGGCAAAGAGGGGACAAGCCCACCACCggctgagctgcaggagctggacgTCTTCCTACCGCTGGGCTACGAGGTCTCAGACCAGGAGCTCTCCGAGGGCTTCTCCGACCACTCCATCTCCCCGAGTGGCCGCACCAAGTCCTTCCACTCCTACAACTTCAAATCTTTCGACTCCTCCGACCGGGCCAGCCGCTCTTCCTCCAACCCTGGCGATGGTCCTCCCTTTGATGGTGTCTACCACCCGCTCTCGCCTTTCTCCACCTCACCCTTTGACTTGGGGCTCGACTTGGCCAGCACCAGCTCCATGGCCACAGCTGAGAGCGGCACGCAGACCCCAGCCAGCGGCCCCGGCACCCCCTCGCCCCTGGAGAGCTTCAAGCCCTTCCCGGGGATGCGAGCACGCAAGAGCTCCAGCCTCTCCAACGTCCTGGACGAGAGCAGCTACCAGGACGCGCTACCCAGTGACAACGTCTCCAACACCAGCAACCCCCAG CAAACGCCCGAGGAGGAGCTGTGCAACCTCTTGACCAACATCATCTTCTCGGTGACCTGGCGCGGGGTGGAGGGCTGGGACGACGCGGCGTGGAGGGAACGCGGGCAGGTCTTCTCCGTCCTCACCAAGCTGGGGACGGCGTGCGAGCTGGTGCGGCCCCCCGATGAGATCAAACGCAG CCTCCTGGAGATGATGCTGGAGTCAGCGTTGACGGATCTGAAGGAGTCGGGGCCGACCACGTTGCCCGGTCTCACCCACAACGTCCTCAAGCTCCTGCGGCTGCTCCAGGATTTCTTGTTCTCCGAGGGACACAACAACCAGGCCTTGTGGAGTGAGAAG ATCTACGAGGGGGTGAGCAGTCTGCTGGACAAGCTGGGCGTCTGGTACCACCTGGCCAACGGCACCTCCGACCTCAAGGAGATGGCCCAGACGGGTCTACGCATCCTCGTGGGCTACATCATGCTGCAGGACCCCCAG CTGCACTCACTGGCATATGTGAAGCTGCACAGCCTGCTGCAAACCACTTCAGCCCCCAAAAAAGATGAGGCTTGCTACCTTCTGGGCAAGCTGGAGACCCCTCTGCGACGCTCGCTGGACGCCAAGTCCGAGACCTTCTCCTGGTTGATGCCCATCGTCCGTACGCTCATGGACCAGTGCTACGAGACCCTCCAGCTACAGCTCTTCCTGCCCTCGCTGCCCCCCACCAACGGCAGTCCCACTTTCTACGAGGACTTCCAGCTTTTCTGCACCACCCCTGAGTGGAGGGGCTTCATCGAGAAGCAC GTGCAGCCCACCATGGCCCAGTTTGAGATGGACACCTTTGCCAAGAGCCACGACCACATGTCCAATTTCTGGAATGCCTGTTATGATGCCATGATGAGCAGCTCCCAGCGGCGGGAGCAGGAGAAGGCAGCCAGCCGCAAGATGTTCCAG GAGCTGGTTCTGGAGCCAACAGCAAAGCGTTCCAAGGCAGAAAACACCCGTCATGCCAACGTTCTCAAGCAGGCCAACAACTACCACGGCACCGTGCTGAAACAGTGGAGGTCCCTGTGCCGCCTTCTCACCTCACCCCGCTCCACCTGGGCTGACCG GAACCCACCAGAGGTTCGCTGGAAGCTCTCAAGTGCCGAGACCTACTCGCGGATGAGGCTGAAACTGGTGCCCAACCTCAATTTTGACCAACACTTGGAGGCCAGCGCCCTACGGGACAACTTGG GAGCCGACCACCTCCACAACCCTGCTGAATCTCTCCCACTTGCTATGGCCAAGGAGGCCAAGGTGAGTGAGTTGGAGGATGACCAACTGGCCGAGGAGGACCTCCCCGTCCTGGACAACCA ggCTGAGCCCAAGGAGCAGAACCAGCGGGAGAAGCTGGTGGTCTCAGAGGACTGCGAGCTCATCACAACGGTGGCCGTTGTCCCCGGCCGCCTGGAAGTGACAACCCAGCACGTCTACTTCTATGATGGCAGCAGCGAGAAGGAGGAGACGGAGGGAG GGATCGGCTACGACTTCAAGCGCCCCTTGTCCCACCTGCGTGAGGTCCACCTGCGCCGCTACAATCTGCGCCGCTCCGCGCTCGAGCTCTTCTTCATTGACCAGGCCAACTACTTCCTCAACTTCAGGAAAAAG GTGAGGAACAAGGTCTACTCCTGCATCCTTGGCCTCCGTCCCCCCAACCAGATCTACTTTGGCAGCCGATCACCCCAGGAACTGCTGAAGGCCTCAGGACTCACCCAG AAATGGGTCCTGCGGGAGATCTCCAACTTCGAGTACCTCATGCAGCTGAACACCATCGCGGGCCGCACCTACAACGACCTCTCCCAGTACCCCGTG TTCCCCTGGATCCTGCGGGATTACACCTCGGAGACCCTCGACCTCACTGACCCGGCCGTGTTTCGGGACCTCTCCAAACCCATCGGGGTGGCCAACGAGCGGCACGCCCGGGACGTGAAGGAGAA GTACGAGAGCTTCGAGGACCCCACGGGCACGGTGGACAAGTTCCACTATGGCACACACTACTCCAACGCGGCGGGCGTCATGCACTACCTGATCCGCACCGAACCCTTCACCACCctccacatccagctgcagagcgGCAG GTTTGACTGCTCGGACCGGCAGTTCCACTCGGTGCCGGCAGCGTGGCAAGCCCGCATGGAGAACCCCGTAGACGTCAAGGAGCTCATCCCCGAGTTCTTCTACTTCCCTGagttcctggagaaccagaacG gttttGACCTGGGTTGCCTGCAGCTCTCCAACGAGAAGGTGGGCGACGTGGTGCTGCCCCAGTGGGCGCGCTCCCGCGAGGACTTCATCTACCAGCACCGCAAAGCCCTG GAGTCAGAGTACGTCTCAGCCCACTTGCACGAGTGGATCGACCTCATTTTTGGCTACAAGCAACGAGGTCCAGCCGCCGTGGAAGCCCTCAATGTCTTCTACTACTGCACCTACGAGG gggCCGTGGACCTGGACGCCATCGCCGATGAGACGCAGCGGAAGGCTCTGGAGGGCATCATCAGCAACTTTGGGCAGACACCTTGCCAGCTGCTCAAG gagCCCCACCCTGCCCGGCTGTCGGCAGAGAGCGCTGCCCGCAGGCTGGCCCGCCTGGACACCCGCTCGCCCAACGTCTTCGAGAACCTGGACCAGCTCAAGTCCTTCTTTGTGGAG GGCATCAGCGATGGGGTGGCCCTGGTGCAAGCTGTGGTCCCCAAGAACCAGCCACACTCCTTCATCACTCAGGGATCACCCGATGTCCTG GTCACCGTGAGTGCCAATGGTTTGTTGGGGACACACAACTGGTTGCCCTATGACAAGAACATCTCCAACTACTTCAGCTTCACCAAAGACCCCACGGTCTCCAATGCAAA GACCCAACGCTTCCTGCAAGGTCCCTTTGCCCCTGGCGCGGATCTCTGCTCCCGCACGCTGGCTGTGTCCCCTGATGGGAAGCTGCTCTTCAgcgggggacattgggacaacaGTCTTCGTGTCACCTCGCTGGCCAAAGGGAAAGTGATTGGACACATCACCCGGCACATAG ACATTGTCACCTGCCTATCACTCGACCTCTGCGGCATCTACCTCATTTCTGGGTCCCGAGACACCACCTGCATGGTGTGGCAGGTCCTCCAGCAG GGTGGCTTTTCCAGCGGTTTGGCTCCCAAACCCGTCCAGGTCCTGTACGGCCACGACGCCGAGGTGACGTGTGTGGCCATCAGCACCGAACTGGACATGGCGGTGTCAGGCTCCAAG GATGGTACCATCATCATCCACACCATCCGCCGGGGTCTCTTCATCCGCTCCCTGCGGCCGCCCGGTGAGACGTCACCACCCGCCGTCCTCTCCCACCTGGCCGTGGGGCCAGAGGGACAGGTGGTCGCCCAGACCACTGTGGGTCAACGAGCCTGCTTGAAG GACAGATTTGGGCTGCACCTCTACTCAGTCAATGGGAAGCACCTCTCCTCCGTCCCGCTGGACGAGGAGGTGACGGCCATGTGCTTGACGGAGGAGTTTGTGGTGTTGGGGACCATGCAGTGCGGGCTGGAGATCCGTGACCTCCTGAG CCTCAGGGCAGCCGTGCCCCCCGTGCCCATGCGGGTGCCCATCCACAGCGTGTCCGTCACCAAGGAGAAGAGTCACATCTTGGTGGGGTTGGAGGATGGCAAGCTCATCGTGGTGGGGGCTGGGCAGCCCACTGAG GTGCGGCCGGGCCAGTTCCACCGCCGGCTCTGGCGTTCCACGCGCCGCATCTCCCAGGTCTCAGCCGGCGAGACCGAGTACAACCCCCCCGAGGGCAGGTCCTAA